The following proteins come from a genomic window of Candidatus Auribacterota bacterium:
- the mraY gene encoding phospho-N-acetylmuramoyl-pentapeptide-transferase: protein MLYYLLYPLREYFFGFNVFRYITFRAAAAAVTAMILSIALGPWVIRKMHELELGQRVRRDWFPLYSQHKSKEGTPTMGGVLIILAVLVSSLLWADVLNRFVLLVLFALVWLGTLGFIDDYLKVRRKDVHGMRAKVKFTGQVILGLFIGAYLLAHPATARYAGEVSVPFYKHPLAANLGLFYIMFAVLVIVGSSNAVNLTDGLDGLAIGCVVIAALVYSVLSYVSGHAVFARYLGVRYIPHSGELAVCCASIAGAGLGFLWYNAHPADIFMGDTGSLALGGAVGLVAILIKKEIALLLVGGIFVMEALSVIMQVASFKLTGRRIFLMAPLHHHFEMKGWSETKVTVRFWIIALIFALVGLGALKLQ, encoded by the coding sequence ATGCTGTACTACCTGCTGTACCCGCTGAGGGAATATTTCTTCGGATTCAACGTGTTCAGGTATATCACGTTCCGCGCGGCCGCCGCAGCGGTGACCGCCATGATCCTGAGCATCGCCCTCGGCCCCTGGGTGATCCGGAAGATGCACGAACTTGAGCTGGGCCAGCGCGTGCGGCGCGACTGGTTCCCCCTCTACAGCCAGCACAAGAGCAAGGAGGGGACCCCGACGATGGGGGGGGTGCTCATCATTCTCGCGGTACTCGTCTCCTCCCTCCTGTGGGCGGATGTCCTTAACCGCTTCGTGCTACTGGTTCTGTTCGCTCTTGTCTGGCTCGGCACCCTCGGCTTTATAGACGACTATCTGAAGGTGAGGAGGAAAGACGTCCACGGGATGAGGGCGAAGGTGAAATTCACGGGGCAAGTTATCCTCGGTCTGTTCATCGGCGCCTATCTGCTCGCCCATCCTGCGACCGCGCGGTACGCCGGCGAGGTGAGTGTCCCCTTCTACAAGCACCCGCTCGCCGCCAATCTCGGCCTCTTCTACATTATGTTCGCCGTCCTTGTGATCGTGGGGAGCTCGAACGCCGTGAATCTCACGGACGGGCTTGACGGGCTGGCGATCGGATGCGTCGTCATCGCTGCGCTTGTGTACTCGGTGCTGAGCTACGTGAGCGGCCATGCGGTGTTCGCGCGCTACCTGGGGGTCCGCTACATCCCGCACAGCGGGGAGCTCGCGGTGTGCTGCGCGTCCATCGCGGGAGCGGGCCTTGGCTTCCTCTGGTATAACGCGCACCCCGCTGACATATTCATGGGCGACACCGGTTCGCTTGCGCTCGGGGGGGCCGTGGGGCTGGTGGCGATTCTCATCAAAAAGGAGATCGCGCTATTGCTGGTGGGTGGGATATTTGTCATGGAGGCGCTCTCCGTGATCATGCAGGTGGCCTCCTTCAAGCTCACGGGCCGGAGGATATTTCTGATGGCGCCCCTGCACCACCACTTCGAGATGAAGGGCTGGTCGGAGACAAAGGTGACGGTGAGGTTCTGGATCATCGCGCTCATATTCGCGCTGGTCGGCCTGGGCGCGCTGAAATTACAGTAG
- the murD gene encoding UDP-N-acetylmuramoyl-L-alanine--D-glutamate ligase: protein MCERRDTRDERRRTSGGDGRETNDERRTTDTGVRGKKVLVLGIGASGTAAAKLLVREGAVVSCSDLSEADDARRRASRLEAVGCRIELGRHTERFARGAEMVVISPGIDPSLPFVREMALRGVPVLSEIELAYRFCSRPIVAVTGTNGKTTTVALMERVLVRAGRDAVACGNIGRPFSDVVGEGREPEIVVLEVSSFQLDGVSRFKPWIAVVLNVADDHLDRYRGIEDYRKAKAMIFRNQDGGDWAIVNARERAGLERLGALRNQPVLEFSAEGDVDGGACVREGSLVVKWRGEIETVCPRDEVRLTGGHNVENALAVAAAATVCGVGPEAVGEVLRSFSGLPHRMEPVGTWNGVRFINDSKATNPDAVIRALQAVAGPVILIAGGRDKGFDYSVLRGEISKRVKVIVLIGEARGKMRRNLDGAAETCGAESMPEAVRAAAERAAPGDTILLSPACSSYDMYKSFEERGEEFKKSVVKLMTDDKAQMTKPNGGKRKNQIMGVG from the coding sequence ATGTGCGAAAGACGAGATACGAGAGACGAACGACGAAGGACCAGTGGTGGGGATGGACGTGAGACGAACGACGAACGACGAACGACGGACACAGGCGTGCGGGGCAAGAAGGTGCTGGTGCTCGGCATCGGGGCGAGCGGAACGGCTGCCGCGAAACTCCTTGTGCGCGAGGGGGCGGTCGTGAGCTGCAGTGACCTCAGCGAAGCAGATGACGCCAGGCGGCGCGCCTCCCGGCTCGAGGCCGTGGGATGCCGAATTGAGCTCGGCCGCCACACGGAGCGCTTCGCGCGCGGGGCTGAGATGGTTGTCATCAGCCCGGGGATTGACCCGTCTCTCCCGTTCGTGAGGGAGATGGCCCTCCGCGGCGTCCCGGTGCTGTCGGAGATCGAACTCGCGTATCGCTTTTGCTCCCGTCCGATCGTGGCCGTAACCGGAACGAACGGGAAGACCACGACCGTGGCATTGATGGAGCGCGTGCTGGTGAGAGCAGGCCGCGACGCCGTTGCCTGCGGGAACATCGGGAGGCCTTTCTCCGACGTGGTCGGAGAGGGCCGCGAGCCGGAGATTGTAGTGCTCGAGGTGAGCTCCTTCCAGCTCGATGGGGTAAGTCGCTTCAAGCCTTGGATTGCGGTGGTGCTCAACGTGGCGGATGATCACCTCGACCGCTATCGGGGGATTGAGGACTACAGGAAAGCCAAGGCGATGATCTTTCGGAATCAGGATGGCGGCGACTGGGCGATCGTGAACGCCCGGGAGCGGGCTGGCTTGGAGCGGTTGGGCGCGCTCAGGAATCAGCCGGTCCTTGAGTTCAGCGCCGAGGGTGACGTGGACGGGGGGGCGTGCGTGCGGGAAGGATCGCTCGTGGTCAAATGGCGGGGGGAGATTGAGACGGTGTGCCCTCGCGATGAGGTGCGGCTCACGGGTGGCCACAATGTCGAGAATGCGCTCGCGGTAGCCGCCGCGGCGACGGTCTGCGGTGTGGGACCTGAAGCGGTGGGAGAGGTGCTGAGGAGTTTCAGCGGCCTCCCGCACCGGATGGAACCGGTCGGGACGTGGAACGGCGTGAGGTTTATCAATGATTCAAAAGCGACCAACCCGGACGCGGTGATCCGCGCACTCCAGGCCGTGGCCGGGCCTGTGATCCTCATCGCCGGGGGGAGGGACAAGGGGTTTGACTATTCAGTCCTCAGGGGGGAGATCTCGAAGAGGGTTAAGGTCATCGTACTGATCGGCGAAGCCCGGGGGAAAATGAGGCGTAACCTCGATGGTGCGGCCGAAACGTGTGGTGCGGAGAGCATGCCCGAGGCGGTGCGGGCAGCGGCGGAGCGCGCGGCGCCCGGCGACACCATCCTTCTTTCGCCCGCCTGCTCCAGTTATGACATGTACAAAAGTTTCGAGGAGAGGGGTGAGGAGTTTAAAAAAAGCGTTGTGAAGCTAATGACAGATGACAAAGCACAAATGACAAAACCTAATGGTGGCAAAAGGAAAAATCAAATAATGGGAGTCGGCTGA